A genomic window from Streptomyces sp. HUAS YS2 includes:
- a CDS encoding LPXTG cell wall anchor domain-containing protein, with the protein MRRTLIPACAVVAALSATVLLAPTASATGKPKGDNGTVKIHDAKTGEELMKNEPHVCTFYLDGFKFDGAQKVDWTIKGHAPTKDLEGTSGSLTLDGSGHERTADLSLPDGHYKLTWKFDNENGAGKHKAFWVDCAPGEEPTKPGEEPTTPGEEPTKPGEEPTTPGEPGSSASPTPGAPGEQSTGGNGDSKDAEGDLAETGSSAPVGIIAAAAVALAGVGGFLVTRRRKAAQG; encoded by the coding sequence ATGCGACGTACCCTCATCCCCGCCTGCGCCGTCGTCGCCGCTCTGTCGGCGACCGTTCTGCTGGCCCCCACCGCCTCCGCGACCGGTAAGCCCAAGGGCGACAACGGCACCGTGAAGATTCACGACGCCAAGACCGGCGAAGAGCTCATGAAGAACGAGCCGCACGTGTGCACGTTCTACCTCGACGGTTTCAAGTTCGACGGTGCGCAGAAGGTCGACTGGACGATCAAGGGCCACGCCCCGACCAAGGACCTCGAGGGCACCTCGGGTTCCCTGACCCTGGACGGTTCGGGCCACGAGCGGACCGCCGACCTGTCCCTTCCGGACGGCCACTACAAGCTGACCTGGAAGTTCGACAACGAGAACGGCGCCGGCAAGCACAAGGCGTTCTGGGTCGACTGCGCCCCCGGCGAGGAGCCGACCAAGCCGGGCGAGGAGCCCACCACCCCGGGCGAGGAGCCCACGAAGCCCGGCGAGGAGCCCACCACCCCGGGCGAGCCCGGCAGCTCCGCGTCCCCGACCCCGGGTGCCCCGGGCGAGCAGTCCACCGGTGGCAACGGTGACAGCAAGGACGCCGAGGGCGACCTGGCCGAGACCGGCTCGTCCGCCCCGGTCGGCATCATCGCCGCGGCTGCCGTCGCCCTCGCGGGTGTCGGTGGCTTCCTGGTGACGCGCCGCCGCAAGGCCGCGCAGGGCTGA